The following are encoded in a window of Pyrenophora tritici-repentis strain M4 chromosome 6, whole genome shotgun sequence genomic DNA:
- a CDS encoding ABC-type uncharacterized transport system, permease and ATPase component: protein MAAQSTLRKPHEPLIALYDRYATLLKSRVRDASKLTKILSTITLLFTIIGAGYGGRTWYKSRRAEKETGRRLLRRNSGLKNKDGSRTIYVPYRDSTSKVVIHPTKQTTFDAHRRLFLQPPRAARMADATSSDPQAPPPQTKPGLNLAFLHQFLSLLNIMIPRWNSKETGLLVSHSVFLMLRTYLSLVVARLDGEIVRDLVAGNGKAFLWGIVKWLGVGTFSSYTNAMIKFLQSKVSIAFRTRLTRYIHDLYLNDHLNYYKLQNLDGGVGVGADQYITQDLTLFCASAASLYSSLGKPFVDLCVFNYQLYRSLGPLALTGLLSNYFLTATVLRKLSPPFGKLKAVEGRREGEFRALHSRLIANAEEVAFYGGDEMEKHFLERGFKDLKHWMEGIYSLKIRYNMLEDFVLKYSWSAFGYLVTSLPVFLPAWGGADGTAELPGGEKTHRERSRMKDFITNKRLMLSLADAGGRMMYSIKDLSELAGYTSRVYTLISTLHRVHADAYYPPPGQRPELYSVSDIQGTVHKGFDGIRLEHVPVVAPALHPMGGEELLESLSFIVHSGEHLLITGPNGCGKSAVSRIVAGLWPAYRGLVSRPRTIGVDGIMFLPQRPYLSTGTLRDQVIYPHTDADMKDAGRRDFELSQVLEEAKLGYLPDREGGWDTKKVWKDVFSGGEKQRMGIARLLYHEPRYAFVDEGTSAVSSDVEGLLYERAKAKGITLITISTRASLKRYHTYTLTLGMGEHGDEWEFQRIGTQSEKSSVEKELAELRERLEKVEGWKQRKEEIESELNRVWVEKEGEGDGEELAPPPYLEKEGDGEAEGGEEVSA, encoded by the exons ATGGCCGCCCAGTCCACGTTGCGAAAGCCTCATGAACCTCTCATCGCCCTCTATGACCGCTATGCCACACTCCTCAAGTCCCGCGTCCGAGACGCATCGAAGCTCACTAAGATATTGTCAACCATCACTCTACTCTTCACGATAATAGGCGCAGGATATGGGGGCAGGACATGGTACAAGAGCCGGCGCGCAGAGAAGGAGACGGGTCGCCGCCTACTGAGGCGGAATTCCGGGCTCAAGAACAAAGATGGCTCGCGGACTATATACGTGCCCTATCGCGACTCGACCTCCAAGGTGGTCATTCACCCTACCAAGCAAACTACATTCGATGCGCATCGAAGACTCTTTCTCCAACCCCCGCGCGCTGCCCGCATGGCAGATGCGACATCGAGCGACCCGCAAGCGCCACCACCGCAGACGAAACCGGGCTTGAATCTTGCCTTTTTGCACCAGTTCCTCAGCTTGTTGAACATCATGATACCGAGATGGAACAGCAAGGAGACGGGTCTGTTGGTCAGTCATAGTGTCTTCTTGATGCTGCGGACATATCTCTCGCTTGTCGTAGCACGGCTTGACGGAGAGATTGTACGAGATCTTGTGGCAGGTAACGGCAAGGCATTCCTATGGGGAATAGTCAAATGGCTAGGTGTTGGCACCTTCTCGTCATACACAAATGCTATGATCAAGTTCCTGCAGAGCAAGGTCTCGATAGCCTTCCGCACACGCCTTACAAGATACATTCACGACTTGTATTTGAACGATCACCTGAACTACTACAAACTGCAGAATCTGGATGGAGGTGTAGGTGTTGGCGCCGATCAATACATCACCCAAGACTTGACACTATTCTGTGCGAGCGCAGCATCTTTGTATTCCAGCTTAGGAAAGCCGTTTGTGGATCTCTGTGTCTTCAACTACCAGCTGTACAGATCATTGGGCCCCTTGGCGTTGACGGGCTTGCTGAGCAACTACTTCTTAACCGCGACAGTACTGCGGAAACTTTCACCACCCTTTGGCAAACTGAAAGCTGTCGAGGGACGACGAGAGGGTGAGTTTCGTGCTCTCCACTCACGCCTCATTGCAAACGCCGAGGAGGTCGCTTTCTACGGCGGTGATGAGATGGAGAAGCACTTCCTTGAACGCGGTTTCAAGGATCTCAAGCACTGGATGGAAGGCATCTACAGCCTAAAGATCCGATACAACATGCTCGAAGACTTTGTGCTTAAGTACTCATGGTCTGCCTTTGGATACCTCGTTACATCTCTTCCAGTCTTCTTGCCTGCTTGGGGAGGTGCCGACGGTACAGCCGAGCTTCCAGGAGGCGAGAAGACGCATCGCGAGCGTAGCCGCATGAAGGACTTCATCACAAACAAGCGCCTCATGCTTTCTCTTGCCGATGCTGGTGGGCGCATGATGTACAGTATTAAGGATCTCTCTGAGCTTGCAGGCTACACATCACGTGTCTATACACTAATCAGCACACTACATCGCGTCCACGCCGACGCATACTACCCTCCGCCCGGCCAGCGTCCGGAGCTTTACTCCGTTTCCGACATTCAAGGCACCGTTCACAAGGGCTTTGACGGCATCCGTCTCGAACACGTCCCCGTCGTCGCACCAGCCCTCCATCCAATGGGCGGCGAAGAACTCCTAGAATCCCTCTCCTTCATCGTCCACTCGGGCGAACACCTCCTCATCACCGGTCCGAACGGCTGCGGTAAAAGTGCCGTATCCCGCATTGTCGCAGGTCTATGGCCCGCATACCGCGGCCTCGTCAGTCGCCCCCGCACCATCGGCGTAGACGGAATCATGTTCCTTCCCCAAAGACCATATCTCTCCACCGGAACGCTTCGCGACCAGGTCATCTACCCTCACACTGACGCTGACATGAAGGATGCTGGACGCCGCGACTTTGAGCTCTCCCAGGTACTCGAGGAAGCCAAGCTAGGCTACCTACCTGACCGAGAAGGCGGCTGGGATACTAAGAAAGTATGGAAAGATGTGTTTAGCGGGGGTGAGAAACAGAGGATGGGTATAGCGCGGTTGCTGTATCACGAGCCGCGGTATGCGTTTGTTGATGAAGGCACGAGTGCTGTGAGCAGTGATGTTGAAGGTTTGCTGTATGAACGCGCAAAGGCGAAGGGCATAA CTTTAATCACCATTTCCACCCGTGCAAGTCTGAAACGCTACCACACCTACACCCTCACCCTCGGCATGGGCGAACATGGAGACGAATGGGAGTTCCAGCGCATAGGCACACAATCAGAGAAGTCGAGCGTGGAAAAGGAACTCGCTGAGCTGAGGGAGAGGCTGGAAAAGGTCGAGGGCTGGAAGCAGAGGAAAGAGGAGATTGAGAGTGAGTTGAACAGGGTGTGGGTGGAGAAGGAGGGTGAGGGGGATGGGGAGGAGTTGGCGCCGCCACCGTATCTTGAGAAGGAGGGCGATGGAGAAGCTGAGGGAGGTGAGGAGGTTTCTGCATAG
- a CDS encoding MBOAT-2 domain containing protein, with the protein MPGEYAHDDWTWTWSIFPLSCLLAALTLATFVLAFPPSKSIYRKVWMCIIAIPVWYAFRYCDHVSHDYLINDTFARTCIIWLSHASYEICVLEFKPLLNREEWGRRSSGLLKRTEVKERFYQARKVLCDRNHVQVAQNKGQYLPVASDPFNGDMKYTITDKKTDEHVGTATRISHGVPIPEGHSHGYTRWKLVRYHIVKWLVLRVIQLALAKYESTWSPMILYQDTNHTFSPTVKMLYQIYCNFEDTIDWCFGSIMLYDSWHSVFAILFLVTYLDEPQEWSLSLFGNIKNAWSVRSYWSRHWHNFIYHSFNGHIKCVTRGWLAMKRGTLSTRLTENTAVFFLSGLMHTAVRWQMAPWADIWAITFWYVAQMVPIITETAFVPLYRSVRVYAAKRWQFKEDAEWVVRMEYAAGYFWVAIWFGWSIPMYYHVRDQRTDILIERLRLEYLQVALAKGNRTE; encoded by the coding sequence ATGCCAGGCGAATACGCACATGACGACTGGACCTGGACTTGGTCCATATTCCCCCTTTCCTGCCTCCTTGCCGCCTTGACATTGGCCACCTTCGTCCTCGCATTCCCACCAAGCAAGAGCATCTACCGCAAGGTATGGATGTGCATCATCGCCATACCAGTATGGTACGCATTTCGATACTGTGACCACGTCTCGCACGACTACCTCATCAACGACACATTTGCACGGACCTGCATCATCTGGCTCTCGCACGCGAGTTACGAAATCTGCGTGCTGGAGTTCAAGCCACTCTTGAATCGCGAAGAGTGGGGGCGACGAAGCAGTGGCCTGCTGAAGCGAACAGAAGTGAAAGAGAGGTTCTATCAGGCTCGCAAGGTCCTGTGTGATCGCAATCATGTGCAGGTTGCTCAGAACAAGGGCCAGTACTTGCCTGTAGCGTCGGATCCCTTCAACGGCGACATGAAGTACACGATCACTGACAAGAAAACCGATGAGCACGTCGGAACTGCCACACGCATCTCACATGGTGTGCCCATCCCGGAAGGCCATAGCCATGGATACACGCGCTGGAAGCTTGTGCGCTATCACATCGTCAAATGGCTCGTCTTGCGTGTTATTCAGCTTGCCCTCGCGAAATACGAATCGACATGGTCCCCTATGATACTATACCAAGACACTAACCACACATTCTCGCCCACCGTCAAGATGCTGTACCAGATTTACTGCAACTTCGAGGATACGATTGACTGGTGCTTCGGAAGTATCATGTTATACGACTCCTGGCACAGCGTCTTCGCCATCTTGTTCCTCGTCACCTATCTTGACGAGCCCCAGGAATGGTCTCTGTCTCTCTTCGGCAACATCAAGAATGCGTGGTCGGTGAGGAGCTATTGGAGCCGCCACTGGCACAATTTCATCTACCACTCCTTCAACGGCCACATCAAATGCGTCACGCGAGGCTGGCTGGCCATGAAGCGCGGAACACTCTCAACCCGCCTGACTGAGAATACAGCCGTCTTCTTCTTATCCGGGCTTATGCACACGGCCGTCCGCTGGCAAATGGCTCCTTGGGCCGATATCTGGGCCATCACATTCTGGTACGTGGCCCAGATGGTACCCATCATCACCGAGACTGCTTTTGTACCTTTGTACCGGAGCGTGAGAGTATACGCGGCGAAGCGATGGCAGTTCAAAGAGGATGCAGAGTGGGTGGTCCGCATGGAATATGCGGCTGGCTACTTTTGGGTCGCAATTTGGTTTGGGTGGTCTATTCCAATGTATTACCATGTACGGGATCAGCGGACAGACATCTTGATCGAGAGACTCCGACTCGAATACCTGCAAGTGGCGCTGGCAAAGGGCAATAGGACTGAGTAG
- a CDS encoding LysU, Lysyl-tRNA synthetase (class II), with product MSRPALNFLRPYLQQASRPLRPEHARAYLALQKRFTQSVAAGAYTGPYDVEKQKRLEHLEKVKPLGKYHPRLVHSSDVQNLSVRDFNAKYDGIQETQADIVSVFGRVRSVRLLSSKLMFLDIERDTQRLQAMVELKKLTPQKNLDESFKNFKKVARIGDWISIRGKPTKTLTGQLSILALDVPQVLAPCLHHLPEKIDDAETLARRPHIHALTSDEPGDVLRLRALIYDYVRTYFIQSGFLEVETPTFDVNAGGAIARPFETVANELSNTPIRLRIAPELNLKRLIIGGQDKIFEIGRVFRNEGVDNTHNPEFSTCEFYEVGATLPTVVARTEQLVHGLHTAIESLRSTYFPTLAAPEDIDFTHPFAQLPFIPTIEKSCGRTLPDLSSPNASEELLQLFNELDLAIPPNPTLPRLLDALAEMYIEPLCKNPTFITQHPEALSPLSKSFVDEATGQRVASRVELFIHGREYVNAYEEENSPFEQRRKFMQQLDFHTEGGGAIDESYLEALEWGMPPTGGWGCGLDRLVMLFASKKRIADVLPFGTLRNVVSISKKK from the exons ATGAGCAGACCAGCGCTGAATTTTCTTCGGCCGTACCTCCAACAGGCTAGCCGACCTCTAAGGCCAGAACATGCGCGCGCATATCTCGCTCTGCAGAAGCGTTTCACACAAAGTGTAGCTGCTGGTGCATACACTGGCCCGTACGATGTCGAGAAACAGAAGCGACTTGAGCATCTGGAGAAGGTGAAGCCCTTGGGTAAATATCACCCAAGGCTTGTACATTCTTCAGATGTCCAAAATCTATCGGTTCGCGACTTCAACGCAAAGTACGATGGTATACAGGAGACGCAGGCGGACATCGTGTCTGTGTTCG GAAGGGTGCGCTCAGTCCGGCTGCTTAGCTCCAAGTTGATGTTCCTTGATATTGAACGCGACACACAACGGCTGCAGGCCATGGTAGAGTTGAAGAAGCTCACACCACAAAAGAACCTTGACGAGAGCTTTAAGAACTTCAAGAAGGTCGCGCGCATTGGTGATTGGATTT CCATCAGAGGCAAACCTACAAAGACATTGACTGGACAACTCTCAATCCTTGCCCTCGACGTGCCCCAAGTACTCGCGCCCTGTCTGCATCATCTCCCGGAGAAGATCGACGATGCTGAAACGCTCGCTCGACGACCGCATATCCACGCTCTTACCAGTGACGAACCCGGCGATGTGCTCCGACTCCGGGCGCTCATATACGACTATGTGCGCACATACTTTATACAGAGTGGGTTTCTAGAGGTGGAGACTCCGACTTTCGACGTGAACGCTGGAGGCGCAATCGCGCGACCTTTCGAGACTGTCGCAAACGAGCTGTCCAACACACCAATCAGACTCAGGATAGCACCTGAGTTGAATCTGAAACGGTTGATCATTGGAGGGCAGGACAAAATTTTCGAGATTGGTCGCGTGTTCAGGAATGAAGGCGTGGATAACACACACAACCCGGAATTCTCTACGTGCGAATTTTACGAGGTCGGAGCAACACTACCCACTGTCGTCGCTAGAACGGAACAACTGGTACACGGTCTTCATACTGCAATTGAGTCACTGAGGTCAACATACTTCCCGACACTCGCAGCGCCGGAAGACATCGACTTCACACATCCTTTCGCACAACTGCCGTTTATACCTACAATTGAGAAATCCTGCGGTCGTACACTGCCAGATCTATCGTCACCGAATGCCTCCGAGGAACTTCTCCAGCTCTTCAACGAGCTTGATCTCGCGATTCCACCAAACCCAACTCTCCCACGGCTACTCGATGCGCTTGCAGAGATGTATATCGAACCTCTCTGCAAGAACCCGACCTTCATTACTCAACATCCAGAAGCCCTCTCGCCGCTGTCAAAGTCATTTGTTGACGAAGCGACTGGACAACGCGTTGCCTCGCGCGTGGAGCTTTTCATCCATGGTCGCGAGTACGTCAATGCATACGAAGAGGAGAACTCGCCATTTGAGCAGCGCAGGAAGTTTATGCAGCAGCTAGACTTTCACACTGAGGGTGGAGGAGCCATCGATGAGAGTTATCTCGAGGCACTGGAGTGGGGTATGCCACCGACGGGTGGTTGGGGCTGCGGGTTAGATCGACTTGTCATGCTGTTTGCTAGCAAGAAGCGAATCGCCGATGTTCTACCTTTTGGAACACTTCGGAACGTTGTGAGTATCTCCAAGAAGAAGTAA
- a CDS encoding nitrogen permease regulator 2, translating into MPTRAIEAIFYTRFHHEKGNRVMHQVPAGAIIPSTLPSAMTTPLFTFSSVTQFLIPTQQFCDRLLTFCVNHHRVIGYPVCIREGKYSRNEFIFNFAIVIGENERDWACYGEVVRKLGRLLRGLEEQGGFLSKEEVGVWDDEGGYTNAIPDDSAGEFGVGGGSKVYALCEMVLEDLNNYAECMIPIDDSNTINLKLFPTRPPPPPILAHQVPLLTISLSSLQQPVSPDLTLNRILPYINGVNSIAHIAQLADTDLSLTRRAIQHLVYYGCLVLLDIFSFGAIYAPTAEIGGFIVDAEVKEECMRYVSVPRMHLGSTARTTRLDSDFTERSGDGRGSISSMASSVSQQSDTVGSTLKVSEFDSHIAAQKKEEAEEENTWKTSHETLITLYTSLRQGLTLKNWVLENLDLLTGIDVRRFITFGIIKGFLYRVHKYAIATSTALPPAPPTSLQTSTATSPAHPRDSDTATIRGNNERVHHASQPNFQQPSLHTPNPSFSLHRPSVTSNPTGTPYHAQQSNPQHLNPNKGDEPQTLDSLMNDRDKNGLPLLRFLDGMHCFDEICTELAMPERVVEGKVRGMGEGAGVVVHR; encoded by the exons ATGCCTACACGTGCAATCGAAGCCATATTTTACACGCGCTTTCACCATGAAAAGG GAAACCGCGTTATGCACCAGGTCCCCGCGGGCGCCATTATACCCTCTACCCTCCCATCTGCGATGACTACACCATTGTTCACATTCTCCTCTGTGACACAATTCCTCATACCCACACAGCAGTTCTGCGACCGCCTACTCACCTTCTGCGTCAACCATCACCGCGTCATTGGATATCCAGTGTGTATTCGCGAGGGCAAATACAGCAGGAATGAATTCATTTTCAACTTCGCCATTGTGATTGGTGAGAATGAACGCGACTGGGCGTGCTATGGCGAGGTGGTGAGAAAATTGGGACGTCTACTGAGGGGATTGGAAGAGCAGGGTGGATTCCTGAGCAAGGAAGAAGTCGGGGTTTGGGACGACGAGGGGGGGTATACGAATGCTATACCAGACGATAGTGCTGGCGAATTTGGAGTAGGCGGGGGAAGCAAGGTGTATGCCCTCTGTGAGATGGTGCTGGAGGATCTGAATAATTACGCAGAGTGTATGATACCTATCG ACGACTCGAATACCATCAACTTGAAGTTGTTTCCCACACGGCCGCCTCCTCCACCTATACTCGCCCATCAAGTACCCTTGCTCACCATCTCCCTCTCAAGCCTCCAGCAACCAGTATCTCCGGACCTCACTCTCAATCGAATACTCCCTTATATCAATGGTGTCAACTCAATAGCCCATATTGCGCAGCTCGCGGACACTGATCTCTCGTTGACGCGGCGTGCCATACAGCATCTCGTATACTACGGCTGTCTGGTGCTCTTGGATATCTTCAGCTTCGGTGCAATCTACGCCCCAACGGCTGAAATTGGCGGATTCATTGTAGATGCAGAAGTCAAAGAAGAATGTATGCGCTACGTGAGTGTACCGAGGATGCATCTTGGCTCCACTGCGAGGACCACACGCCTAGACAGCGACTTTACAGAAAGAAGTGGCGATGGCCGGGGATCAATATCATCCATGGCGTCTTCCGTATCACAACAAAGCGACACAGTAGGCTCAACACTCAAAGTCTCCGAATTTGACAGCCACATCGCCGCACAGAAGAAAGAAGAGGCCGAAGAAGAAAACACATGGAAGACAAGTCACGAGACATTAATAACGCTCTACACATCCCTCCGCCAAGGCCTAACCCTAAAGAACTGGGTCTTAGAGAACCTCGACCTACTCACCGGCATCGACGTCCGCCGCTTCATCACCTTCGGCATCATAAAAGGCTTCCTCTACCGCGTCCACAAATACGCCATAGCAACGTCCACCGCCCTCCCCCCAGCCCCACCCACAAGCCTCCAAACAAGCACCGCTACATCGCCCGCTCACCCCCGCGACTCAGACACGGCTACCATCCGCGGTAACAACGAGCGTGTCCATCACGCCTCCCAACCAAACTTCCAACAGCCCAGTCTCCACACTCCTAATCCATCGTTTTCTCTTCATAGGCCAAGTGTTACTTCCAATCCGACGGGGACTCCTTACCACGCTCAACAATCTAACCCGCAGCACCTCAACCCGAATAAAGGGGACGAACCACAGACGCTGGATAGTCTGATGAACGACCGTGATAAGAATGGGTTGCCGCTGCTGAGGTTCCTGGATGGTATGCATTGTTTCGATGAGATTTGTACTGAGTTGGCGATGCCGGAGCGGGTTGTTGAGGGCAAAGTTAGAGGCATGGGGGAGGGGGCTGGGGTGGTTGTGCATAGATGA
- a CDS encoding Tdh, Threonine dehydrogenase and related Zn-dependent dehydrogenase: MMSQAAMQVEKAVGHGDNATTAQNVTNPGNDPSTADNSESMKALAWYGKNDVRIIDTPKPKVIEPRDVIVKITGSTVCGSDLHLLHGAVVEMQKGDILGHEFCGVVDECGSAVTKFKKGQRVVASFQIACGDCYYCKQKLSSQCEKTNSNTIENAMYGGRTAGMFGYSHFTGGFAGGQAEYTRVAYGDVNLLALPDDVPDEQGLFLSDVLATSWHAVVDTGVKKGDVVAIWGAGPIGQMAADFSLMNGASRVIMIDQNWRLDFVKARYPNIDTIDFSALGKGESVTSKLKEMCNNRGPDVSIECAAGEYAKGWAHYFEMMLGLETDTSELINEMITSTRNMGRCGITGVYVGFTNHFNIGSLMERGIRLIGNGQAPVHMYWESLLQMIQEKRIDPSKMVTHRVRLEDLDKVYYKFEKKEDGMQKVFVETKWSFPASEGSPKLTRY, encoded by the exons ATGATGTCCCAAGCAGCCATGCAGGTCGAAAAGGCCGTTGGACATGGTGACAATGCCACCACCGCACAGAATGTCACCAACCCTGGCAACGACCCCAGCACCGCCGACAACTCAGAGTCTATGAAGGCTCTTGCGTGGTATGGCAAGAACGATGTCCGGATAATCGACACACCAAAACCCAAGGTTATCGAGCCTCGCGATGTCATTGTCAAAATCACCGGATCCACAGTCTGTGGATCTGACCTACACTTGCTTCACGGCGCCGTCGTGGAGATGCAGAAGGGCGACATTCTCGGACACGAGTTCTGTGGTGTTGTAGACGAGTGCGGATCAGCAGTCACAAAGTTCAAGAAGGG CCAGCGAGTTGTTGCGTCCTTCCAGATTGCCTGCGGTGACTGCTACTACTGCAAGCAGAAGCTGTCCTCGCAATGCGAAAAGACAAACTCCAATACCATCGAGAACGCAATGTACGGCGGCCGAACAGCAGGCATGTTCGGATACTCCCACTTCACTGGTGGTTTCGCGGGAGGCCAGGCAGAATACACTCGTGTTGCCTACGGCGACGTGAACCTGCTCGCCCTTCCCGATGATGTCCCAGATGAGCAAGGTCTCTTCCTGTCCGACGTATTGGCTACATCATGGCACGCCGTTGTTGACACTGGTGTCAAGAAGGGTGATGTCGTAGCCATCTGGGGAGCTGGTCCCATCGGACAAATGGCCGCAGACTTCTCTCTCATGAACGGCGCATCAAGAGTCATCATGATTGACCAAAACTGGCGCCTAGACTTCGTCAAGGCCAGATACCCCAACATCGACACCATCGACTTCTCTGCACTTGGCAAGGGCGAATCGGTCACTAGCAAGCTCAAGGAGATGTGCAACAACCGCGGCCCCGACGTCAGCATTGAGTGCGCTGCCGGCGAGTACGCAAAGGGCTGGGCACACTACTTCGAGATGATGCTTGGTCTCGAGACCGACACCAGCGAGCTCATCAACGAGATGATCACTAGCACACGAAACATGGGCCGCTGCGGTATCACCGGTGTCTACGTTGGCTTCACCAACCACTTCAACATTGGTTCTCTCATGGAGCGCGGTATCCGTCTCATCGGCAATGGACAGGCCCCCGTACACATGTACTGGGAGTCTCTCCTCCAGATGATCCAAGAGAAGCGCATTGACCCATCAAAGATGGTCACCCACCGTGTCCGTCTCGAGGACCTTGACAAGGTCTACTACAagtttgagaagaaggaggatGGCATGCAAAAGGTGTTTGTGGAGACAAAGTGGAGTTTCCCGGCGTCCGAGGGCAGCCCCAAGTTGACCAGGTACTAA
- a CDS encoding Acyl-transf-3 domain containing protein, with amino-acid sequence MSNNRQNVTWVEGVRGVASFWVVVTHLCRAWDYSLWSPRDSENATPQLLQLPFIRLPFQGRIGVTMFAFLTGYVCAIKPLRQAKSGNIPAALETLGKSAFRRPPRLIMPATIALFIAWFFAQLGAFEVAHRSDSHWFRRSVPTNIGGLDTEIPRLIKNFQTSWSGANNEYDDHQWALLPLLQGAFLIYVLLFATVFMKVRMRLFTCVVLFLWYWMRTSPEKETFECQFLYGVILCDLGSEKGFRDFVNNRVKARRVAATLLIIVGWYVACYPGEHAEWSAWSVQLKNIGDYIIPQGAASYPKRWTAIGWDLMVTGIWLSPSLQSMFSNKLFMWVGRNSFAVYLTHGTVMKVGLARLIYGFSTAPYYVEEPKDGQGEGVQHWIPRSTNWLVWAMAIPLFFVVEYTIAHLWTTYVDAQCARATKWLEDMMFEKSEDEKHGVATMA; translated from the exons ATGTCGAATAACCGTCAGAACGTTACGTGGGTCGAG GGCGTTCGCGGAGTAGCCTCGTTCTGGGTCGTCGTAACACATTTATGCAGGGCCTGGGACTACAGTCTGTGGTCACCACGAGACAGCGAGAATGCCACTCCTCAGTTACTGCAGCTGCCCTTTATCCGCTTGCCATTCCAGGGCCGAATCGGTGTAACCATGTTCGCCTTCCTCACCGGATATGTATGCGCCATCAAACCACTCCGACAAGCAAAGTCCGGAAACATCCCAGCCGCCTTGGAGACGTTGGGCAAGTCGGCTTTCCGTCGTCCACCCCGTCTAATCATGCCCGCGACCATTGCTTTGTTCATTGCATGGTTTTTCGCACAGCTGGGTGCTTTCGAGGTCGCCCACCGCAGCGACTCCCACTGGTTCCGCCGCTCCGTTCCAACCAACATCGGTGGTCTCGATACCGAAATCCCGCGATTGATCAAGAACTTCCAGACATCATGGTCAGGCGCCAACAACGAATACGATGACCATCAGTGGGCTCTCCTTCCTCTGCTCCAGGGCGCCTTCCTCATCTACGTCCTTTTGTTCGCCACCGTCTTCATGAAGGTCCGCATGCGCCTCTTTACCTGCGTCGTTTTGTTCCTCTGGTACTGGATGCGTACCAGCCCTGAAAAGG AAACTTTCGAGTGCCAGTTCCTCTACGGTGTCATTCTCTGCGACCTGGGCTCTGAGAAGGGCTTCCGCGATTTCGTCAACAACCGCGTCAAGGCCCGTCGAGTTGCGGCCACTCTCCTCATCATCGTTGGCTGGTATGTAGCTTGCTACCCCGGAGAGCACGCCGAATGGTCCGCGTGGTCGGTTCAGCTCAAGAACATTGGAGACTACATTATCCCCCAGGGCGCGGCAAGCTACCCCAAGCGTTGGACCGCCATCGGATGGGATCTCATGGTTACCGGAATCTGGCTATCTCCTTCTCTCCAGAGCATGTTCTCGAACAAGCTGTTTATGTGGGTCGGTCGCAATAGCTTCGCCGTCTACCTCACGCACGGAACCGTCATGAAGGTCGGCCTCGCACGATTGATCTACGGATTCAGCACCGCGCCATACTACGTCGAAGAGCCAAAGGATGGTCAAGGCGAGGGCGTGCAGCATTGGATCCCCAGGTCTACCAACTGGCTAGTGTGGGCCATGGCCATTCCCCTCTTTTTCGTCGTCGAATACACCATCGCACATCTCTGGACTACCTACGTCGATGCACAATGCGCCAGGGCTACGAAATGGCTTGAGGACATGATGTTTGAGAAGAGCGAGGATGAGAAGCACGGTGTAGCAACCATGGCTTAA
- a CDS encoding putative frg1 family protein: MPKALHFKGDKKVKKKRKTAEPYDADDARSKQLTTNAPAEAENDDSWVSAEAPSDISGPVVIVLPTEAPSCLACDANGKVFTSNLENVVEEDLATAEPHDVRQVFVANRVAGTEQVSFKGHHGSYLGCNKFGILSASATAISPEESFIIIPVPDNPGAFSLQTARDKFLSIDESSTDGAEIRGDTEHINFNTTFRIRMQARFKPRFKANKEEKANLKISRKELEDQIGRRLNDAEVKKLRKAKVEGNFHETALDMKVKSSHDKYASM, translated from the exons ATGCCCAAGGCACTCCACTTCAAAGGCGACAAGAAggtgaagaagaagaggaaaaCAGCCGAGCCGTACGACGCCGACGATGCGCGCTCCAAGCAGCTCACCACTAACGCGCCTGCCGAGGCTGAGAATGACGACTCCTGGGTGAGCGCGGAGGCGCCAAGCGATATTTCTGGCCCCGTTGTCATTGTTTTGCCCACCGAGGCGCCGAGCTGTCTAGCATGCGATGCAAATGGCAAGGTCTTTACCAGTAACCTGGAAAACGTGGTCGAGGAGGACCTGGCGACGGCCGAACCGCACGATGTGCGCCAGGTCTTCGTTGCGAATCGCGTCGCTGGTACAGAACAAGTGAGCTTCAAGGGACATCATGGAAG CTATCTTGGCTGCAACAAATTTGGCATCCTTAGTGCCTCAGCAACTGCCATTTCGCCCGAAGAATCCTTCATCATCATCCCCGTACCTGACAACCCCGGCGCCTTCTCCCTCCAAACTGCGCGTGACAAATTTCTCAGCATTGACGAGTCTTCTACAGACGGGGCTGAGATTCGAGGCGACACAGAACATATCAACTTCAACACCACGTTTCGCATCCGCATGCAAGCGCGCTTCAAGCCTCGATTCAAGGCGAACAAGGAGGAGAAGGCTAATTTGAAAATCAGTCGCAAGGAGCTGGAAGACCAGATTGGACGAAGGCTCAACGATGCCGAGGTCAAGAAATTGCGAAAGGCAAAGGTAGAAGGCAATTTCCATGAGACAGCTCTAGACATGAAGGTCAAGTCCAGTCACGACAAATATGCCAGTATGTAA